One window from the genome of Nitrospinota bacterium encodes:
- a CDS encoding serine protease gives LSSGFVATGDGLIVAPAGGLEELEFGQEMKLTWTDSRAAEGWLAWKDLEVGFVVVRPLDPIKPFPAMGWRRGGEPRPGETLFAPGPLTGGQPTLSSAEVIDVRDLTLPSGRRLERVILVTPALGTGPLRSPLLDKEGNLVAMVTTLAPPPGSAPGTVVAVPLSAIWPDLAAARHRRPPRPVAQLPAMVRPTYQIGIGVGSGGIRPRIGIGLGRPGGLSSRRGRWNDLYDPRLTRQQEAEDRAKTEALERELEAMRQSGGGGQ, from the coding sequence CTCTCCAGCGGATTCGTCGCCACCGGAGACGGCCTCATCGTTGCCCCCGCGGGCGGGCTGGAGGAGTTGGAGTTCGGCCAGGAGATGAAGCTCACATGGACCGACAGCCGCGCCGCCGAGGGCTGGCTCGCCTGGAAGGACCTGGAAGTGGGGTTCGTCGTTGTTCGCCCTCTTGATCCCATTAAGCCCTTCCCGGCGATGGGCTGGCGGCGGGGTGGTGAGCCACGGCCGGGTGAGACCCTCTTCGCCCCGGGTCCCCTGACGGGCGGACAGCCGACCCTCTCCAGTGCCGAGGTGATTGATGTCAGGGACTTGACCCTTCCGTCGGGCAGGCGTCTGGAGCGCGTCATCCTGGTGACTCCCGCCCTGGGGACTGGCCCCCTTCGGAGCCCCCTGCTGGATAAGGAGGGCAACCTGGTCGCTATGGTCACGACCCTGGCCCCGCCTCCCGGCTCCGCCCCAGGTACGGTGGTGGCGGTTCCGTTAAGCGCCATATGGCCCGACCTGGCGGCGGCGCGCCACAGGCGGCCGCCAAGGCCCGTGGCGCAGCTTCCCGCGATGGTCAGGCCCACCTACCAAATCGGTATCGGCGTCGGCTCGGGCGGTATTCGGCCTCGAATAGGCATCGGCCTGGGGAGACCCGGCGGCCTGTCGTCACGCCGGGGCCGGTGGAACGACCTCTACGATCCTCGACTTACGCGCCAACAGGAGGCTGAGGACCGGGCCAAGACCGAGGCCCTCGAGCGGGAGCTGGAGGCGATGAGGCAGAGCGGGGGCGGGGGTCAGTAA
- a CDS encoding cell division protein ZapA, with amino-acid sequence MTQPVDIEIFGRTYQVKGDKDDEYTRQLASYVDEQMRAVADRAPPSASPLQIAIFSLLHVADELFDARDVLEQQSDEAIQQKAEALIDLLDASLSESK; translated from the coding sequence ATGACGCAACCCGTTGATATAGAAATATTTGGGCGGACCTACCAAGTCAAAGGCGATAAGGACGACGAATACACCCGACAGCTCGCATCGTACGTAGACGAACAGATGCGGGCCGTGGCAGACCGGGCCCCGCCGTCTGCCTCCCCTCTCCAGATAGCCATCTTTAGCCTCCTCCACGTCGCCGATGAACTGTTTGATGCTCGGGACGTTCTAGAGCAGCAAAGCGACGAGGCCATCCAGCAAAAAGCAGAGGCGCTCATAGATCTCCTCGACGCCTCCTTAAGCGAGAGCAAATAG
- a CDS encoding phenylalanine--tRNA ligase subunit beta, translating to MKVSLSWLLRYVDVELEPEELADALTMVGIEVGGIEHSSQGSEPPDVILDIDLTPNRPDCLSHIGVAREVSAITGAPLTLPDILSAEAPPAVDTFTSIDIEDPDACPRYVGRIIRDVAIGPSPPWLQQALTAVGLRPINNVVDVTNFVLMEWGQPLHAFDYDTLAEGRIIVRRARPGETIETIDEEEPALEPTMLVIADAARPVAVAGVMGGRATEVSEATRTVLLESAYFDPVTIRRCAKRLKLHTESSHRFERGVDPDAVLTASARAAALIAEVSGGTVAAGVIDAYPKVIERPTVTLRVSRTNEVLGVELTGEAIAGYCRRLGLELVGSEDDERLSFQIPSHRGDLEREVDLMEEVARLHGYERLPSTLPASSSVGMAHTPTLGWASQVRDTLAGCGLSEAINYSFISADDLACCRLGEDHPLGRSIPLQNPLSAEMAVMRTTLLPSLLRGCALNASRRVESYRVFELSQAFFPGSGDTGAEERGRVSGVLMGSLEEHLWSEAADPPDFFDVKGVVETLCEALRVPLEHWQPTDHPTFHPLRAATPVSGGASLGVVGEIHPAVVKAFNLPEAVVAFELDAEALRAAQRPSVDFSPLPRFPAILRDLAVVVGEETSAASVEEVIREAGGPLLEASNLFDVYTGEPIEEGKKSLAFSLTYRAADRTLTDEEAAEVHAEVIARLEVALGASLRT from the coding sequence ATGAAGGTCAGCCTATCCTGGTTGCTCCGGTACGTGGATGTGGAGCTAGAGCCCGAGGAGCTGGCCGATGCCCTCACCATGGTCGGCATCGAAGTCGGGGGCATAGAACACTCAAGCCAGGGCTCCGAGCCTCCGGATGTGATACTAGACATCGACCTCACTCCCAACCGGCCCGACTGTCTCTCGCACATAGGTGTCGCCCGCGAGGTCTCAGCCATCACCGGCGCTCCTCTGACCCTGCCCGACATCCTCTCTGCCGAAGCTCCGCCCGCCGTAGATACCTTCACCAGCATCGACATCGAAGACCCCGATGCATGCCCCCGATACGTGGGCCGCATCATCCGGGACGTCGCCATCGGCCCCTCGCCCCCGTGGCTCCAGCAGGCCCTCACAGCAGTGGGTCTCAGGCCCATCAACAACGTGGTCGATGTGACGAACTTCGTCCTCATGGAGTGGGGCCAACCCCTCCATGCCTTTGACTACGACACCCTCGCTGAGGGCCGAATAATCGTGCGACGAGCCCGTCCGGGCGAGACCATTGAGACCATAGACGAGGAGGAGCCAGCACTGGAGCCCACCATGCTGGTAATCGCCGACGCCGCCCGCCCGGTGGCCGTGGCCGGGGTTATGGGAGGGCGGGCTACTGAGGTCTCTGAGGCCACCCGCACGGTGTTGCTCGAAAGCGCCTACTTCGATCCGGTGACCATCCGACGGTGCGCCAAACGCCTCAAGCTTCACACCGAAAGCTCCCACCGCTTCGAGCGGGGCGTGGACCCCGATGCGGTCTTAACGGCCAGCGCTAGGGCTGCGGCGCTCATCGCAGAAGTAAGCGGAGGGACGGTGGCTGCAGGCGTTATCGACGCCTACCCAAAGGTCATCGAGCGGCCTACGGTCACCCTTCGGGTCTCGCGGACCAACGAGGTCCTCGGCGTCGAGCTTACAGGAGAAGCCATCGCCGGGTACTGTCGCCGCCTCGGGCTTGAGCTGGTCGGCTCCGAGGACGACGAGCGGCTGTCGTTCCAAATCCCCTCACACCGGGGAGACCTGGAGCGGGAGGTGGACCTCATGGAGGAGGTTGCACGCCTCCACGGCTACGAGCGGCTCCCATCCACCCTGCCAGCAAGTAGTTCGGTGGGCATGGCCCATACGCCCACTTTGGGGTGGGCCAGCCAGGTTCGGGATACCCTGGCCGGCTGCGGGCTCTCCGAGGCTATCAACTACAGCTTCATAAGCGCAGATGACCTGGCCTGCTGCAGGCTCGGCGAGGACCATCCCCTTGGCCGGTCAATCCCCCTACAGAATCCGCTGAGTGCGGAGATGGCCGTAATGCGTACCACCCTGCTACCGAGCCTCCTTAGGGGATGCGCCCTGAACGCCAGCCGTCGGGTCGAGAGCTACCGCGTCTTTGAACTCTCCCAGGCCTTCTTCCCAGGCTCCGGAGATACGGGGGCTGAGGAGCGTGGGCGGGTGTCTGGCGTTCTAATGGGCTCCCTGGAGGAGCACCTGTGGAGTGAGGCGGCGGATCCGCCGGATTTCTTCGACGTAAAGGGGGTGGTGGAGACCCTCTGCGAGGCCCTCCGCGTGCCCCTCGAGCATTGGCAGCCCACCGACCACCCGACCTTCCACCCCCTGCGGGCGGCCACACCCGTCAGCGGCGGGGCCTCCCTCGGGGTGGTGGGGGAGATTCACCCCGCCGTCGTCAAGGCCTTCAACCTTCCGGAGGCTGTTGTTGCCTTCGAGCTCGACGCAGAGGCCCTTCGGGCCGCCCAGAGGCCGTCGGTCGACTTCAGCCCCCTACCCCGCTTCCCGGCCATCCTCCGGGACCTCGCCGTCGTGGTGGGCGAAGAGACCTCGGCGGCGTCGGTCGAGGAGGTCATTCGGGAAGCGGGAGGCCCGTTGCTCGAAGCCTCCAACCTCTTCGACGTTTACACGGGCGAGCCAATCGAGGAGGGCAAGAAGAGCCTCGCTTTCAGTCTGACCTACCGGGCGGCCGACCGCACGCTGACCGACGAAGAGGCCGCCGAGGTCCACGCCGAAGTCATCGCCCGGCTTGAAGTAGCCCTCGGGGCCTCGCTTAGGACCTGA
- the pheS gene encoding phenylalanine--tRNA ligase subunit alpha: MLQQLGQLEEEALAALTKASDAEAVHEVRVRYLGRRGALTSSLKAMGELPPDERPEVGLRANEIKVRLEEEIARRLNAIEEAALAEALLSGPVDITLPGHRPPRGHLHPLTQVLDEAIDIFTSLNFTVAEGPEIETDWYCFEALNIPKDHPARDMQDTFYVADEVVLRTHTSSVQIRVMENQSPPVRIISPGKVYRCDADITHSPMFHQLEGLLVDEVGRVTFGDLKGVLELFARRMFGPEMAVRFRPSFFPYTEPSAEVDIECVGCRGKGCRLCKGSGWLEILGSGMVDPNVFSAVGYDPEKIVGFAFGMGLERIAMLKYGIDDIRLFFENDARFLAQF, from the coding sequence ATGCTCCAGCAACTCGGACAGCTCGAGGAAGAAGCCCTCGCGGCCCTGACCAAGGCCTCCGACGCCGAGGCCGTCCACGAAGTACGGGTCCGCTATTTAGGCCGGCGCGGGGCGCTGACCTCCTCCCTAAAGGCTATGGGGGAGTTGCCCCCAGACGAAAGGCCTGAGGTCGGTCTTCGGGCCAACGAGATCAAGGTCCGCCTGGAAGAAGAGATCGCCCGGAGGCTCAATGCCATCGAGGAGGCGGCGCTCGCCGAGGCCCTCTTAAGCGGGCCGGTGGACATTACACTGCCAGGGCACCGCCCGCCCCGAGGCCACCTCCACCCCCTAACCCAGGTTTTAGATGAGGCCATCGACATCTTCACGAGCCTTAACTTCACCGTGGCCGAGGGCCCGGAGATCGAAACCGACTGGTACTGCTTCGAGGCTCTAAACATCCCCAAGGACCACCCGGCGCGAGACATGCAAGACACCTTTTACGTGGCCGACGAGGTTGTGCTCCGCACACACACCTCCTCGGTGCAGATCCGGGTCATGGAGAACCAATCCCCTCCCGTGCGCATCATCTCGCCCGGCAAGGTCTACCGGTGCGACGCGGACATCACCCACTCGCCGATGTTCCACCAGCTTGAGGGACTGCTTGTGGACGAGGTGGGCCGGGTCACATTCGGGGACCTTAAAGGGGTTTTGGAGCTCTTCGCCCGAAGGATGTTCGGCCCAGAGATGGCCGTTCGTTTCAGGCCTAGCTTTTTTCCCTATACGGAGCCGAGCGCGGAGGTGGATATCGAGTGCGTAGGTTGCCGGGGCAAAGGGTGCCGCCTCTGCAAGGGCAGCGGATGGCTCGAGATTCTCGGCAGCGGCATGGTTGACCCCAACGTCTTCTCTGCCGTCGGCTACGACCCTGAAAAAATAGTCGGCTTCGCCTTCGGCATGGGGCTTGAGCGGATCGCCATGCTGAAGTACGGCATCGACGACATCCGCTTATTCTTCGAGAACGACGCCCGTTTTCTGGCCCAGTTCTGA
- a CDS encoding tetratricopeptide repeat protein — MGYSFPRHYPNDIVPDTMRSLARIVALTLLLSVGFWTFEGALLAGSPAQAASDEAGATLLSRFVIHNIFGWEGIPGGRLTGDIYVTLFHPRSGTSRDLVTDRKGYVTWPKAPPGLYVLKEISYEAESVSGSSRLSAPLTYLTCDVAPSSATYCGTVLYTFRRLPEGQGTYVGTVRPEKPGVQGLDILDESKDARKAFEGRPQSGGGDGLEYRTSIWTGPKGLPTWEAASHFHKGYEHSKRRRYEEAIPEFKAGLKKDPAHAWPHYMIARAHQWHSRDAEAIAEYGEALRLNPYYAQVHFSLGILYLLKAQYSRARGEFQRAAAIDSGYVPTVLYHLKKLEQIAKVEGTAFEAYHARTPEEASLLADAQATLDAAHNSDWKTAFSHFSDDGRIEAHCGVCDPSKFFSVDELKDYLSQPIAKNYRVHHVQIRLLSVHVAGREAQVRFFQSFELAKTNEEKGWWFADISTMKAKRAGGRWMLTEHQFNEHLH; from the coding sequence ATGGGCTACTCTTTCCCTAGGCACTACCCCAATGATATAGTTCCCGACACCATGCGCTCCCTTGCACGCATCGTCGCTCTCACGCTCCTTCTTTCGGTTGGCTTCTGGACTTTTGAGGGGGCTCTATTGGCCGGCTCGCCTGCTCAGGCGGCGAGCGACGAGGCGGGAGCCACCCTCCTCAGTCGCTTCGTCATCCACAACATCTTCGGGTGGGAAGGGATTCCGGGGGGTCGCCTCACCGGGGACATCTACGTGACCCTCTTCCACCCAAGGAGCGGGACGAGCCGGGATCTGGTGACCGACCGGAAGGGGTACGTGACGTGGCCGAAGGCCCCCCCTGGCCTATATGTCTTGAAGGAGATTTCCTACGAGGCGGAGTCCGTATCAGGCTCAAGCCGCCTATCAGCGCCGCTTACCTATCTGACCTGTGACGTGGCCCCCTCGTCGGCCACCTACTGCGGCACGGTGCTCTACACGTTCAGGCGGCTGCCGGAGGGCCAGGGGACGTACGTCGGAACGGTCCGGCCTGAGAAACCTGGCGTCCAGGGACTCGACATTCTCGATGAGTCTAAGGATGCGAGAAAAGCATTTGAGGGTCGCCCCCAATCGGGCGGTGGCGACGGCCTGGAGTATCGGACCTCCATCTGGACTGGACCGAAGGGCCTTCCGACCTGGGAAGCCGCCTCTCACTTCCACAAGGGCTATGAGCATTCGAAGAGGCGCCGCTACGAAGAAGCCATACCGGAGTTTAAAGCGGGACTCAAGAAGGACCCCGCCCATGCATGGCCCCATTACATGATTGCCCGCGCCCACCAGTGGCATAGCCGCGATGCGGAAGCAATTGCCGAGTACGGCGAGGCGTTGCGTCTGAATCCCTATTACGCCCAAGTCCACTTCAGCCTCGGAATCCTCTATCTCCTTAAGGCCCAATACAGCCGGGCGCGAGGGGAGTTTCAAAGGGCCGCAGCCATCGATTCCGGGTACGTGCCAACCGTCCTATACCACCTGAAAAAGCTCGAACAGATAGCCAAAGTGGAGGGGACGGCCTTCGAGGCCTATCATGCCCGTACCCCCGAGGAGGCAAGTCTCCTTGCTGACGCTCAAGCCACCCTCGACGCCGCTCACAATTCGGATTGGAAGACCGCCTTCTCCCATTTTTCGGACGACGGGAGGATCGAAGCTCACTGCGGGGTCTGCGACCCGTCGAAGTTCTTCTCTGTCGATGAGCTCAAGGACTACCTGAGCCAGCCGATAGCGAAAAACTACAGGGTTCACCACGTCCAGATTCGTCTGCTGAGCGTCCATGTCGCCGGCCGAGAGGCTCAAGTGCGCTTCTTTCAATCCTTCGAGCTCGCCAAAACCAACGAAGAAAAGGGATGGTGGTTCGCCGACATCAGCACAATGAAAGCGAAGCGAGCGGGCGGACGCTGGATGCTGACCGAGCACCAATTCAACGAGCACCTTCATTAG
- the serS gene encoding serine--tRNA ligase, which translates to MLDLRYLRAHTERVRRAYKDRGEATDLDELLERDEERRRLIAKSDSLKARKNELSKAVGEKKRAGEPEDDLAPLLEESKSVTEQLGALEQKLAGLQGALDAELLRLPNVLHETVPYGEGEQDNPVVRLWGEQPAFDFPPKDHHDLGEALGILDFPTAAKLTGARFVLYRGAGARLERALLNFMLDLHTKEHGYKEMLPPFLVNADTMTGTGQLPKFEADLFKTAVEGWYLVPTAEVPLTNIHKDEVLSAEELPKYYTAHTPCFRSEAGSYGKDTRGLIRQHQFNKVELVKITTPESSYDELEGMTADAEEVLKRLGLHYRVVVLCSADTGFAAAKTYDLEVWLPGQDAYREISSVSNCEDFQARRARIRYKADPKAKPTYVHTLNGSGLAVGRTLVAILEQYQQADGTVVVPEALVPYMDGLAQIERED; encoded by the coding sequence ATGCTAGACCTAAGATACCTGCGAGCCCACACTGAGCGGGTCCGACGGGCGTATAAGGACAGGGGCGAGGCAACGGACCTAGACGAGCTGCTCGAGCGCGACGAGGAGCGCCGCCGCCTGATCGCCAAGAGCGACTCCCTCAAGGCCAGAAAGAACGAGCTCAGCAAGGCCGTCGGGGAGAAGAAGCGGGCCGGGGAGCCAGAGGATGATCTTGCTCCCCTCCTGGAGGAGTCCAAGTCCGTAACCGAGCAGCTAGGCGCCCTCGAGCAGAAGCTGGCAGGGCTCCAAGGGGCCTTGGATGCCGAGCTTCTTAGGCTGCCGAACGTGCTCCACGAAACCGTCCCCTACGGAGAGGGCGAGCAGGATAACCCCGTCGTTCGGCTCTGGGGAGAGCAGCCGGCCTTCGACTTCCCGCCCAAGGACCACCACGATCTCGGTGAAGCCCTCGGAATCCTCGACTTCCCGACGGCCGCGAAGCTCACCGGGGCCCGGTTCGTCCTCTACCGGGGGGCGGGTGCCCGGCTCGAGCGGGCCCTCCTCAACTTCATGCTCGACCTCCACACCAAGGAGCACGGCTATAAGGAGATGCTTCCGCCCTTTCTGGTCAACGCGGATACCATGACGGGCACGGGCCAGCTTCCCAAGTTCGAGGCCGACCTTTTTAAGACCGCCGTCGAGGGTTGGTACCTCGTCCCAACCGCTGAGGTTCCCCTCACCAACATCCACAAGGACGAGGTCCTCTCCGCCGAGGAGCTCCCGAAATACTACACCGCCCACACCCCCTGCTTTCGGAGCGAGGCGGGGAGCTACGGCAAGGACACGCGGGGCCTCATCCGCCAGCACCAGTTCAACAAGGTAGAGCTGGTTAAAATCACCACCCCCGAGTCCTCTTACGACGAGCTCGAAGGGATGACGGCCGACGCCGAGGAGGTCCTGAAACGCCTGGGGCTTCACTACCGGGTCGTTGTGCTCTGCTCCGCCGACACCGGCTTCGCCGCCGCCAAAACCTACGACCTAGAGGTCTGGCTGCCAGGCCAGGACGCCTACCGGGAGATCTCCTCGGTCTCCAACTGCGAGGACTTCCAGGCCCGCCGGGCGCGCATCCGCTACAAGGCCGACCCGAAGGCCAAGCCGACCTACGTCCACACCCTCAACGGCTCCGGGCTGGCCGTCGGCCGAACCCTGGTGGCCATCCTGGAGCAGTATCAGCAGGCCGACGGGACCGTGGTAGTGCCCGAGGCCCTGGTGCCCTACATGGACGGCCTCGCCCAAATCGAACGGGAAGACTGA
- a CDS encoding DUF748 domain-containing protein — MRRFRRLVVLLILISAVVLAAEYVAAPTARRLLVEKIKRDTGLTPKVMSVSLSLWRGAATAHDVVLANIPPFREPTLLQARSITVNLALLPLFSRKVVVQKITLKEAVLTVERNRRGETNLQAFLKRIETNRRPAARDPIKVDKLVWADSTFRFIDHTAGSPPARLVLEEVQFLARDIDSTRIDDPLPSRFSAQAAIATPRRGRLSMKGRANLFHPLVNFDLNLTLKSLDLPALQRLYPASPVVFRDGLAYLSTSATCRNYRLNAQNRLVLHRLDFWPRGQDLRVAGLPLQTVVAFLERGESIELEFQVTGDVRNPKAHLPAVEGLIAKAMRDKILAGSETLFQAGKAGATAGGKALKVGKKAGGAVLEGVKWLGSGLKKLFGR; from the coding sequence TTGCGACGCTTCCGCCGGCTCGTAGTCCTGCTTATCCTCATATCCGCCGTCGTCCTCGCCGCCGAGTACGTCGCGGCGCCTACGGCCAGGAGGCTCTTGGTCGAGAAGATTAAGCGCGACACGGGCCTGACCCCGAAGGTAATGTCGGTAAGCCTCTCTCTCTGGCGGGGCGCGGCGACCGCTCACGACGTGGTCCTGGCCAACATTCCGCCTTTCCGGGAGCCGACGCTTCTACAGGCCCGCTCCATCACGGTCAACCTGGCGCTGCTGCCGCTCTTTTCGAGGAAAGTCGTCGTACAGAAAATCACTCTCAAGGAGGCGGTTCTCACCGTGGAGCGAAACCGCCGGGGAGAGACCAACCTTCAGGCCTTCCTGAAACGGATCGAAACCAACCGTAGGCCGGCTGCGCGGGACCCGATTAAGGTGGACAAGCTCGTGTGGGCGGATTCCACCTTCCGGTTCATCGACCACACCGCTGGGTCCCCGCCGGCAAGACTCGTCTTGGAGGAGGTCCAATTCCTGGCAAGGGACATCGACAGCACCCGTATTGATGACCCTCTCCCCAGCCGCTTTAGCGCTCAGGCCGCCATTGCCACGCCCCGGCGGGGACGGCTCTCCATGAAGGGTCGCGCCAACCTCTTCCACCCCCTGGTCAACTTCGACCTGAATCTCACCCTCAAAAGCCTCGACCTGCCCGCCCTCCAACGCCTATACCCCGCCTCGCCGGTCGTCTTTCGCGACGGTCTGGCGTACCTTTCCACATCGGCCACCTGCCGGAACTATCGGCTCAACGCGCAAAACCGGCTCGTCCTCCACCGCCTCGACTTTTGGCCCCGGGGCCAGGACCTCCGGGTCGCCGGCCTCCCGCTCCAGACGGTGGTGGCCTTCCTGGAGCGGGGAGAGAGCATCGAGCTGGAATTCCAGGTAACGGGCGACGTTCGCAACCCAAAGGCCCATCTGCCAGCCGTGGAAGGGCTCATCGCCAAGGCTATGCGGGATAAGATTCTTGCTGGATCGGAGACATTATTCCAGGCGGGCAAGGCAGGGGCGACCGCAGGCGGCAAAGCCCTGAAGGTGGGCAAAAAGGCGGGCGGGGCGGTGCTTGAGGGAGTGAAGTGGCTCGGCAGCGGGCTTAAGAAGCTGTTCGGCCGCTGA
- a CDS encoding SDR family oxidoreductase — protein sequence MTERVALITGGARGIGREIGLALASEGWSVALCYRTSAQAGEETAEAARERGAPRSMAIECDVSEPEAADGFVRRVEDEWGRVDALINCAGPYHRVNLLEETPEGWLSMFANNLHPVFYCARAVAPGMKERGWGRILNFSMATADRISAQPQITAHFIAKSGILVLTRSLARLLAPHGITVNAISPGFIDSGSAPAEELEGMIKHIPAGYIGSTQDAVGVARFLLSEAASYITGANIHLSGAWGL from the coding sequence ATGACAGAGCGGGTAGCGTTGATTACGGGAGGCGCGCGGGGGATCGGCCGCGAGATCGGCCTCGCCCTCGCCTCGGAAGGCTGGTCGGTGGCTCTCTGCTACCGAACCAGCGCCCAGGCGGGGGAGGAGACGGCCGAGGCCGCCAGGGAGCGCGGAGCGCCTCGCTCTATGGCCATAGAGTGCGATGTCTCGGAGCCGGAGGCGGCCGATGGGTTCGTCAGGAGAGTGGAGGATGAGTGGGGGCGCGTAGACGCCCTGATCAACTGCGCCGGCCCTTACCACCGGGTCAACCTGCTTGAAGAGACGCCCGAGGGCTGGCTCTCCATGTTCGCAAACAACCTACACCCCGTCTTCTACTGCGCCCGGGCCGTCGCCCCGGGAATGAAAGAGCGCGGCTGGGGCCGGATCCTGAACTTCAGCATGGCGACGGCCGACCGCATCTCCGCCCAGCCCCAGATTACGGCCCACTTCATCGCCAAGAGCGGCATCCTGGTCCTCACCCGCTCGCTGGCCCGCCTCCTGGCGCCCCACGGTATCACGGTCAACGCCATCTCTCCGGGCTTCATCGACTCGGGAAGCGCTCCCGCCGAGGAATTGGAGGGCATGATCAAGCACATCCCGGCCGGCTACATCGGCTCGACCCAGGATGCGGTCGGGGTGGCGCGCTTTCTGCTGTCTGAGGCGGCGAGCTACATCACCGGCGCCAACATCCACCTCAGCGGGGCCTGGGGACTTTAG
- a CDS encoding metal-dependent transcriptional regulator yields MRAMALSEKMRDYLKAIHSLRGSEERVAVSAVADQLGVAAASVSNMVKRLADLDLVRRTPYKGIELTEAGEQEALRLIRAHRLIELFLTEVVGLQWDEVHAEAERLEHAVSDRLVERIAELLGHPTVDPHGDPIPTHEGLVDEEALPDLTELEVGQRAEIRRVTAQDPAMLQYLSSMGLTPDKTITVMDKGPFEGPLTLLIDGAQRVIGWKVAREVQVVAI; encoded by the coding sequence ATGCGGGCGATGGCGCTCAGTGAGAAGATGAGGGACTACCTAAAGGCCATCCACAGCCTCCGGGGCTCGGAGGAGCGGGTGGCGGTCTCGGCGGTGGCCGATCAGCTGGGTGTGGCCGCGGCATCGGTAAGCAATATGGTGAAACGGCTCGCCGATCTCGACCTCGTCCGACGCACGCCCTATAAGGGGATCGAATTGACCGAGGCGGGCGAACAGGAGGCCCTGCGCCTCATCCGCGCCCACCGCCTCATCGAGCTCTTCCTCACCGAGGTCGTGGGCCTCCAATGGGATGAGGTCCACGCAGAAGCTGAACGGCTGGAGCACGCGGTCTCCGACCGGCTGGTGGAGCGCATAGCTGAGCTCCTCGGCCACCCCACCGTCGACCCTCACGGAGACCCCATCCCTACCCATGAGGGGCTCGTGGATGAAGAAGCCCTGCCAGACCTCACCGAACTGGAGGTGGGCCAGCGGGCCGAGATTCGCCGCGTCACGGCCCAGGACCCCGCTATGCTCCAATATCTCTCCTCGATGGGACTCACCCCCGACAAAACCATTACAGTCATGGATAAAGGACCGTTCGAGGGCCCCCTGACACTCCTCATAGACGGGGCTCAGCGCGTCATCGGCTGGAAGGTCGCCCGAGAAGTCCAGGTGGTTGCCATTTAA
- a CDS encoding multicopper oxidase domain-containing protein, whose translation MEFLTTWNFNNLPPDERQKFYKESTLPDGRTLREYWFHALDKEIEIAPGVFFPAWTYNGQVPAPTIRATEGDLIRIHFQNLGTKPHTMHFHGFHPIEMDGALPHQFVYPGETFVYEFDAEPFGVHLFHCHSVPISQHISKGLYGAYIVDPKHDTRPKPDKELIMVMNGFDTNFDEANEFYAVNTAAFYYAKNPIKVKVGELIRIYLINILEFDQINSFHLHAQFFYEYQTGTSLKPDFYTDITVMGQGERSILDIRFKFSGKIMFHAHKTEFAEQGWMGFFEVHE comes from the coding sequence ATGGAGTTCTTAACGACCTGGAATTTTAATAATCTACCACCAGACGAGCGCCAAAAATTTTACAAAGAATCAACCCTTCCCGATGGAAGGACGTTACGAGAATATTGGTTTCACGCCTTGGATAAAGAAATCGAAATCGCGCCAGGCGTCTTTTTTCCTGCCTGGACCTACAATGGCCAAGTCCCGGCCCCAACCATCAGAGCTACCGAAGGCGATCTCATCAGAATCCACTTCCAAAACCTAGGTACAAAACCCCACACCATGCATTTTCACGGATTCCATCCCATTGAAATGGACGGCGCCCTGCCACATCAATTTGTCTACCCAGGAGAGACCTTCGTCTATGAATTTGATGCTGAGCCTTTCGGTGTTCACCTTTTCCACTGCCATTCAGTTCCTATTAGCCAGCACATCAGCAAAGGGCTCTATGGTGCGTATATTGTTGACCCAAAACATGATACGCGGCCGAAGCCGGACAAAGAACTGATTATGGTCATGAATGGGTTTGACACGAATTTCGATGAGGCGAACGAATTTTATGCCGTTAATACAGCCGCGTTTTACTACGCAAAAAATCCTATTAAAGTAAAGGTCGGAGAACTTATTAGAATTTATTTAATAAATATTCTTGAGTTTGACCAAATTAATTCCTTCCACCTTCATGCCCAGTTCTTTTATGAATATCAAACGGGGACAAGCCTGAAGCCCGACTTCTACACAGACATAACCGTTATGGGGCAGGGGGAACGATCGATCCTGGATATCCGATTCAAATTTTCTGGGAAAATTATGTTCCATGCCCACAAGACCGAGTTTGCTGAACAAGGCTGGATGGGGTTCTTTGAGGTACACGAATAA